The Artemia franciscana chromosome 13, ASM3288406v1, whole genome shotgun sequence genomic sequence AGGAACATTTatctacggcttttgttattatttttattgttattattattaatttagaatGTCTTTACGAATGTTTATGTGGTTAATCGCTACGCgttagcaaaattaaaatttttacctaGAGAAGCAATTTATATCTGCgattgtttctatttttgtcttatgcaaataaaagtaaaaaaagtcaaaaagtctttttaactTCTCTGCTGTTTGCAGAGTCTGTCATAACAAAtagtgtattttttctttttaacttctcTGGTACATACTCCGTGAATTTTTAGTCACTCACCACGTAAAATTGATCggtatttatttcaaatatttttattacaagcTTTAGACTACAAATAGTAAAGTTGTATTAAATTTAAAGCGGCAACCTATGGTCAATAGCAGGTAACTTTTATCTTTCAGATATTGTATAATGATAAATCGCgctttttttctgctttacTGATAATTTacactttcaaatttttgttttaattgttgttgttttcttgttttcttgtcaatttggtttaatttttgcttgttgttttcaaatttaCGCATTTCTTAGAGAAAATCATAGAAAACCTAATTAATCAAAATCTTGTCTAGTTTTTACTACAGACGCTATTTTGTGGGGTAGGGTGTCTCTGTTTTTCCCTGCTCCCTCTAACTATGATTGactttgattttcaaaatatctttaTGTTGCTATTATTTATGttacatttattatattttttactattttttattactcttttatgCTACACATTTTCTGTTATTATATTACATGTTCTTTTAATATTCACTTCACTAGTATGTGATTTTATATTCGtattattagttattttattatattcattttttcccttttttcataagttaacaaaattttttactcttgttgatgtaaaattaaaaatcggCTTTGATATTAACCCTAATGTCAATcaatttaatatcttttattaCCCCAGTAGATATACAATCTGAGACACCCTCTCCCCTTTAGGTTAGGGCCTCTACATAATGCGTTCAGTGGAATACGCTTCAACCGACTTCGGTTTTCAATGTCTTTAAAACTATTGTTCTTTGAACAGTGTTTTTAACATGTCAAAGCattgataaaaaacaaaagtcaaATTATATCACGGTATTAATCTAGATGACTCGAAAAagctaatgaaaataaactgaatatatcatatatatataatgatattattcTTGGGAATCTCAGCAAATcaagattcaaaattttatttgaccgtatttttctaaatattttagaaacatgtaaataacaatatttttcgTTATAGCTTGCAGATAGTAATATAATATTTGAAGATGAAGTTATATTTAAGACCATGATTTTTAAGTTAtggtttttttgtgggggagggggatctTGAATAACCAAaaggattttatgaaatttttattaatgcaaTTACTAAAACCCAACGAATGCTTTTATGAGGATAAACATGGTAAAAAAGAATAGATCTGTTCTGTTGTTGTAAGATGGTTTGGGGTCTCAACTCCGTCATGAGTTCCTTTCTCCATCCTTATCCCCAGCAGGGAAATCCTGAATCCTGCTTGCATAGTCTAATAGTACACCTTTCACGAATTTTTCCTAAAGAAAACTTTGACTGATAACAGTGCTGCAGGGTAGTCTTGAGGAGTGGTGGCCCTCGAGAAAATTGTAGCTTTGTAAACGATACAGTATTTGTACTGGGTTCTGATGAATGGataattcttatgtttttttttttgtttaggtgGGCTTTCATGGGCTGAAAATCCTCCTCCAAGCTAAGTTATCTATTATGGGTACTCATGTATGGGTATTTTGTATTAACCCTTTCATGCCTGTGGTCACCATACGGATACCGCTTgcctcctattttttttctctggacTCGACAAAGTCACAACCGTGATTTCTTTTCCACTAGATAGCACTTGCTTGACTCTGTCGCGTTTGAATTTATTGTCCCTCAAGGCTTTACCCGAGCGGTCGAGCGAGCGTCCAAGTttagacaaaacataaaatgtcGAAAAAGAGGAAAGGTGCAGATTTCGACCTCGATGACCTGGACGTTTCTGGTAAGTTCAGAGCCtgattattatcttattttgtaGCTAAGAATGCGTTCTTTCGAATGAGATATCACTAGTCTAATTCTGAGTAGTAGTTTAGCCACAAACAAGGTTGCTAACGATCGGTTACCAAATGGTCACGTCAGGCATTCAGTGCCAAAACATACCTAGGCAGATTTGTACAGCAAATGAGGCAGCAAGTCCTTTTTATAATCGGGAATAGGCACATTTTCTTTCTGTTCCTCCTTTTTActgaaacaagggtaaaaaagctattttgtggGATGCCTCAGGCAAGTGTTGAGGCCAATGGCCTATTTTATTGCaatatactattattattgttattattaagtgATGCACTtaccttgaatttcttttcagctGATCCAAGCACGAGCTCTGACTCTATGAGAGGTCATGGTCCCAAGCCCTTGGAAGAGAGACTGATCAAGGAAAGAAGTAGAAGAGTTACCAAGAAAATGACTGCAGAAGAAGCAGCAAGGCTTTTATTCATACCTGATTGTGATTCAGATCTCGATATCTCTTCCGACGACGACGACCCAAACTGGGCACCAGACAATCCAGATCAAGAATTTCAGCCTTTACGTTCTCTCAACTGTTATGGCAATGAAGATGGAAGAGATGAAGAGGATATCGACCACACAGAAGACATCCCTTTAGCAATGCTTGGCAGGTTCGAGTTAGACAATGGCGATGACACGGATCAATTCGATTTGCCTCTCCCGGGCTTGAATGATACAACAGCGTCAAACAGTTCTTCAAGCACATCATCAGCACCAGTGTCAGCTTCTTCTGCAATACAGTCAGCAACAGTTACTGCACCTGCTGAACCCTTTGTCCTTACAAGAGCTAAGAAAATGCTCCTTCCCAAGCAGTGGCCGGTCTAGTAACTCCAACTGATGCTCCTCAGGTCACGGCAAAACCAGTAGCAAAAAAGAAGGTAGCGAAGGAGGCAAAGCAATACAAGTGGATAAAAACGGAGCCCGAACCTCGAAATATTACATGGAAGGGTTCTATGCCACACTATGACGAGGTACAAACGCCCCTTGATCTCTTCCGAATGTTTATCACAGAAGACATTCTTTCAAACATTGTGGACCAAACGAATCTGAATGCCATGAGAAAGAAGAATCTTGCTCTGAAACTTTCCCTTGAAGAGCTGCGCAGATTTCTTGGAGTTCAAATGCTTATGAGCATTCTCAAACTTCCGGCTGTTAGAATGTACTGGGAGAATGGAATACGATATTCCCCGGTGGCTGATACCATAAGCAGAGATAGGTTCATCAGCTTGAGGTCTTTTTTCCACATTTGCGATGACACCTTAATGATACCGAAAGGGGAGGTTGGTCATGATAAACTGTTCAAGATCGGAAGACTTTACGACGCATTCAGggagaatctgaaaaaaatagacccCGAAGAGATCCAAAGTATTGACGAACAGATGATCCCATTCAAAGGAAGGATTGGATTTCGACAGTACTTGAAGGACAAGCCCCACTCGTGGGGTGTAAAGGTTTTCACGAGAGCCGGCATCAGCGGAATAGTGTATGACATAGAGATATATACAGGAAAAGGAGCTGTTGAAATTTCTGAACTTGGCCAAGGTACTGACGTTGTCCTTCGGCTTGTAGAAAATCCGCCAAGGTTCATGAACTTCAAGTTGTTCTTTGATAACTTCTATACTGGCATCGATCTCATTCACAAGTTCCGGGTTGAACATGGCATCGAGTCATGTGGTACAATACGCAGCAACAGAATGAGGGGCGCTGTTCTAGATACCAACGCCAACATGAAGAAGAAAGGACGAGGGTCAGTGGACTTCCGTTTTGAAAGACATTCAGAAGTATCGGTAGTAAAATGGTATGACAACAAACCAGTCCATTTGGCTTCTTCATACTGTTCAGTCACCCCAATTGATAAGTGTCAGAGATGGGATGGCATAACACGGAAATACGTCGAAGTTGATCGCCCCCGAATCGTCCGTGACTACAACAAATCAATGGGGGGCGTAGATCTTGATGAAATGTTCCTGGAGCTTTACAGGACTGACATTCGCTCTAAGAAATGGTATATGAGGATTGTGTACTACTTCTTTGACATGGCTGTGAACAACGCCTGGCTGATACACCGCCGACAGTGTAAGCAGATCAATGTTCAGCACATGTCTCTGCTGTAATTCAAAATGGACATTGCTCGTGGGTTGGTTCTTACTGGCGTAAGAACCAAACATCTCAAAGTCCTCGAGTTGGAAGACCATCCTTATCAGTGACCAAGCGCAATATGACTACCTCGCGAGACGGGATGCCTTCGGAAATAGTGAGGTTTGACCAGACCTCGCATTTCCCGGATACGACTGAAAAGGGAAGGTGTCGCTATGAGAAGTGCGTTAGGGGTGGAACCAGTCGAATCATGTGTTCGAAGTGCAAAGTTCGACTGTGTTTGAACTCAGATCGCAACTGTTTCACAAATTTTCACCTAAAATAGTATCTGTATATACCTGACGTGACCATATGGTAACCATTCACATTTTGGATATGGaatgaaataaaacttaaaaaaaaataaacctgttCTAGTTGAACCTCCAGGATCACTCTCtgctattttcagaatttttacgcAACTCCTTCTTGGTTCAGGTCTGAAAGGGTTAATGTATATATAATTAGtaggaggtaataggcttgagattgtctgtgcagaatttcgactcttgttgaaaGAAGAGCATCGGAAAGCGTAGAAAACCATTTTGTGGCAAAGATGGGCTCAGGATTGCAAAAGGCCTCAATTCAACCGAAGAtgccagggacttcttgctttCCGGTTCTATGTCAGCTTGAGTACTTCGGGTAGACCTGAGAAAACAATGCTAGTTTCGATCCTCCACTGGTTTTGGGATAATTACTTTTAGTGGGAccataataatttcaataacaaaagaatatgcCAGTAACAACTTTGAATGTTATGACGTTAAAAAACGACTATCGTATTCACATTTTGATTGACAGAAACAGTCACTTTGAACTGAACTTATTAGGAGTTTTGAAAACTCAAATCCTAGGATAGAAAAGATGAAATTAGATtatatagagttttttttactctgGCAGGGCGGATGGGGttcatagacagggagtagggctcatgataaaTCAGGAAGCTGcgaagtcttgtttaggctgggaggATGTTAAAATAGAAGACCGATCGCTCATACTATAACTAATATGTGCAGGGTATCAGCCATAGCAGCGAATTCCCCTGTGGAAGTGACTGATGGAGATAGTAGTGATTGAGATAGATTTTGAAATGCTTCACGCGCATGTGCGGCATAGCGGATAGATTCGTGAATTAATAAATCGGAGGCTCGATTTACATCAAGACATGCCCGAACAAAAGGCTCTTTATTTAAATCCACATATACTAAGATCAATCAAAGGCCAAATAGAGTATGCGCACCATTTTCAAtctatttaactgaaagtaaataatttataaatctCACAAAAACACTTGAAACTGCTATGCATTggtaagaaccatatatacttGCAGGCTAGCCCCGTCTTAGCACAGGTTGGAAATTGCCCTCTCAGAACAATTTAGTCACAATACCAACGGTAGAAATCACTTAGAACAATCCCAACCATACCCTTAGAAATTCTCTTCTTGAACTTTCCTATTACGTGAACCAAAGGGATATGCGTCTCTACAAAGCTACTTATAGGAGAATATTCCAGGCTTTGCCTTAATATTTCCTTTGAAACTGTCTTTAAGATTCTGAAACAGAACTGCAACACCGCATTGATAACTGACCTCGCCTCGCCTTTTCCATCGCTTTTCCATTGCTTTTGATATAGTTCTACATCCCCCTAAACACTACccgaaaatttcaacttaatatcctttgTTGTTCCAAAGACAGTGCAGATATATCTTTCTGACAACCTCGATGcaaatagtttattttgatttagttcaattttccatcagtattccttgaaaatttaaacGTAATACCCTTAGCTGCTTCTGAGATAATGCAGACGGTCACTTTGACCACCAGGAACAAACATAGTGCTTTTATATTTAGTTCGACCTCCGCCTCtgcattccctgaaaatttcaatttaatacctttATCCATTTCTTCGATTTTGCACAAGCCCCCTTTTTCGattataaaatatatgtttAAACAATTACCACTTCGTATTATTTACGGCTCTCATCCCGTGGCCTGTAAGGGTCATTACTTCCCTGCAGACATGTTTACCGaaccttttaattattttcaacaaaacagCTGTGCCaagattttgatcagatgtctttggaGGTAACGGGTGCAGGTAGTACAAAGGGCAGAGAAGGTGGCTGGTTGTCCTCGAATAACTTTTTACTCTTGAAAACATCATAAATAGCTCACTGTCACTCTGTAAgaggaaactctaaaaactctTGATACGCAAAATACCATTGTCATCCGAAACCGTCTCCACAGATTGGTACCCAGGACGCTAGCAGTGCCTCAAGtgatgttttagttttaattcggTATAGAATCTTGAAATACACATTGGACAATAATGAGGGGAAGTATAGTCTCACCTTGACGTAAAACCCGACAAATGATTGGAATaggaaaacaagagctaagagctcatatggcaattgtgacgaagcgagaagagctaagaaccaagagatcatatggtatgagctctaacaaaattctataaaacaatagattgatttaaaaagaaaataagaggcttaatgccggtcaggatttaaaacaagagctctgagtcacgatgtccttctaaatatcaaaattcattgagatccgatcacccactcgtaagttataaataccaaattttttctaatttttcatctccctttagccccccagatggtcgaatctgggaaaacgactttatcaagtcaaattgtgcagctccctgacaggcctaccaattttcatcgtcctagcacgtccagaagcaccaaactcgccaaatcactgaacccctccccccaactcctccaaagagagcgaatccagtacgattcggtcaatcacgtatcaaggacatttgtttattctatccaccaagtttcatcccgattcctccactccaagtattttccaagatttccccctccaactccccccaatgtcaaaagatctggtcggaatttgaaataagagctctgagacatgaattctttctaaaaatcaaatttcattaagatccgatcatctattcataagataaaaatatcccaattttcacgttttccaagaattccggtttccccctccaactccccccaatgtcacaggatctggtcagaatttaaaagtagaactttaaagcacaagatccttctaaatatcaaatttcattaagatctggtcaccctttcgtaagttacaaatacctcaattttcaaaattacccccgccccccaattccaccaaagagagcagatccggtccggttatgtcagtcacgtatcttagacaggtttctattcttcccatctagtttcatcctgatctcaccgctttaagtattttctaagatttccggtccctcccaactgccccccccccaattacgcttgatccggttgagatttaaaatgagagattcGAGTTACGAggatcttctaaatatgaagtttcatgaagatccgatcactccttcgtaagttaaaaatacataatttttttcttatttttcagaattaaccccccttcccaatagagcggatccgttccaattatgtaaatcacgtatgtaagacttctgcttatttttcccaccaagtttcatcccgatccgtccaatctaagcgttttccatgattttaggtttccccaccccaaacttcccccaatgtcaccagatccggtcaggatttaaaataagagctttgagacacgatatccttctaaatatcaaatttcattgagatctgatcacccgttcgtaagttaaaaatatctcattttttctaatttttcagaattaaccccttccccaactaccccgaagagagcggatccgttccggttatgtcaatcatgtatctaggacttgtgcttatttttcccaccaagtttcatcccggtccctccactctaagtgttttccaagttttaggtttccccctcccaaatccccccccccaatgtcaccagatccggtcgggatttaaaataagagctctaagacacgatatccttctatacatcaaatttcattgatatccgatcacccggtcgtaagttaaaaatacttcattttttctattttttccgaattaaccggccccccactccccctccagatggtcaaatcaggagaacgactatttctaatttaatctggtccggtccctgatacgcttgccaaatttcatcgtcctagcttacctggaagtgcctaaagtagcaaaaccgggaccgacagacagacagaccgacagatcgacagaatttgcgattgctatatgtcacttggttaataccaagtgccataaaaatacccGATTGCATCTGGCTCACTGACAGGCTCGTAAAGAAGCCATACCCAGTGTCTCACCAATTCAATGGACGTTTTCCTTACTGAATATATTACTCCCTTCTTCCCCTTCGCAATCACTTTCCCTTCGCAATCACTTTCCATGGGGCCTGTACATAGATTGCCACCAAATTGTGATGGTGGCGACAATATGCTCTCAATATAGCGCCTTGGGTCGTTGATAGTGTTGatatttgaatctaaaaaataataagagcttATCAGCCCATTGAAACACTTGTGATTTTATcctgaaaaagaatttatattaggTTGAAAAAGAACATATTATTagtctgaaaatttttgacgGGTCAGTGTAGCCGTTCGGACATGTTGAGGATTTTTTACCAACTAAAGGCTTAAAACCCAGATATTGTTCCATAAATTGAGCCAAAGTACCCGTTCGGTCTTGGTGAGGGTATCCTACAAGGAGCCAGAAATTAGCTCATGCATGGGGGCAGAGTGTCTCCTTTTTACGCATCGGCTATTATAGAGTTCTCCCATTGAAATTATCAGTCTTAAAAATACTTGCGGGAGGGTGTTAGTTTCCACTGGTGAAGAATCTTCGCCAAAGAAATCGATGATTAGCTGGTTGATCCATTCCTCTCAGCAATGGATACCTGTAGAAGAGTAAATTCTTTTATTCCTTTGAAACACTTATGATTTTAAGCTGTGAAAAAGAATACATTATTCAGACCCAGGGTACATGTCCCTTGAGTTGATGtcgatattttctttaaaaaagaattgatattttcattatgatGAAAAAGCCCACTGGGCAATGCCCTCATTTCCCCCTCTCCAAAGAAGGCTCCCTTTCAACAGTAAAACTAATTGCTAAAAGAATACAGTATTTTCATTGTGGTGAAAAACCTATTTCCTTGAAGGCCAGGGGGCCCCAAAAACAGCATTGAACTAAACGACTGTGTGTTTAATAGTCTGTAACTAGAGGTGAGTCTTGGATCTTCAAATTTCTAATACACTGACGAATGTATATCgcattaaaatttagtttttacccTTAATGCATATAATAATCCCAGAAGCTTTTCAAGAAATATCGAGGGCGAAATTTCAATATGACTCTAAATAATTGCAATTTTTCTTAAGTGAAGGATGGTAATATCAGTGTCACCTTGTGCAGAAGATGCAGGGTACGTAAGGTCATAGGGCACAGGTCTTGATGGGCCGGCAACTTCACCACCTtggttgcggaggggaaaagAGCCTGCATCATAGTCTTGTAGGGCAGATGTGGTTGCATTATCACCATTACCCACACCATTGCACACcgttgctctctttgggggaggagggCACTG encodes the following:
- the LOC136034338 gene encoding piggyBac transposable element-derived protein 3-like — encoded protein: MFITEDILSNIVDQTNLNAMRKKNLALKLSLEELRRFLGVQMLMSILKLPAVRMYWENGIRYSPVADTISRDRFISLRSFFHICDDTLMIPKGEVGHDKLFKIGRLYDAFRENLKKIDPEEIQSIDEQMIPFKGRIGFRQYLKDKPHSWGVKVFTRAGISGIVYDIEIYTGKGAVEISELGQGTDVVLRLVENPPRFMNFKLFFDNFYTGIDLIHKFRVEHGIESCGTIRSNRMRGAVLDTNANMKKKGRGSVDFRFERHSEVSVVKWYDNKPVHLASSYCSVTPIDKCQRWDGITRKYVEVDRPRIVRDYNKSMGGVDLDEMFLELYRTDIRSKKWYMRIVYYFFDMAVNNAWLIHRRQCKQINVQHMSLL